One part of the Acetoanaerobium sticklandii genome encodes these proteins:
- the dapF gene encoding diaminopimelate epimerase gives MLFWKMQGAGNDFILFNNLDGRYVDYSQLAKKLCDRHFGIGADGMMACEKSTSCDIKMVYYNQDGSKADMCGNGIRCFSKFIYENKIVDKTSFLVEAAARNYDISLITQNDEVKLVKVEMGLPTLEPKLIPALTDYTEFINEEIVIEDRKFLASAVLIGVPHLVIFEDDISLQELDYYGSRLEQNTKLFPKKINVNFVKIIDKSTIGVKTYERGCGYTLACGTGMTSSAYIANKLGLVNDKVKVSSPGGEVEIEILKEKLYMTGPAQKICDGRVDDDWLLA, from the coding sequence ATGTTATTTTGGAAGATGCAAGGTGCAGGCAATGATTTCATATTGTTTAATAATTTGGATGGAAGATATGTGGACTATTCACAGCTTGCAAAAAAATTATGTGACAGACATTTTGGAATAGGCGCAGATGGTATGATGGCTTGCGAAAAATCTACAAGCTGTGACATAAAAATGGTCTACTATAATCAAGATGGTAGTAAAGCAGATATGTGTGGCAATGGAATAAGGTGTTTTTCTAAATTTATTTATGAAAATAAAATTGTTGATAAGACTTCTTTTTTAGTAGAAGCAGCGGCTAGGAATTATGATATTAGCTTGATTACTCAAAATGACGAAGTTAAGCTAGTTAAGGTAGAGATGGGATTACCTACCCTAGAACCTAAACTAATTCCAGCTCTAACAGATTATACTGAGTTCATAAATGAAGAAATTGTGATTGAGGATAGAAAATTTCTTGCAAGCGCTGTTTTAATTGGGGTTCCGCATTTAGTAATTTTTGAAGATGATATATCACTACAAGAATTAGATTATTACGGCTCCAGACTTGAACAAAATACAAAACTATTTCCTAAGAAAATAAATGTTAATTTTGTAAAGATAATAGATAAATCAACTATTGGTGTAAAAACTTATGAAAGAGGTTGTGGCTACACCTTAGCTTGTGGAACAGGGATGACATCGAGTGCATATATAGCAAATAAACTAGGCCTTGTAAATGACAAAGTAAAAGTTAGTTCTCCTGGGGGCGAGGTTGAAATAGAAATCCTAAAAGAAAAGCTTTATATGACTGGACCAGCTCAGAAAATATGTGATGGAAGGGTGGATGACGATTGGCTATTAGCATGA
- a CDS encoding Rqc2 family fibronectin-binding protein: protein MALDGLTIYGIICELNTTLKGGKIDKITQPEKDEVLLAIRNEGKTYKLLISASSSNPRIYLTESYKKENPLKAPMFLMILRKYLQGGRIISISQEGLERVINIDIEALDDLKTPKLRTLSIEIMGRHSNIILVDKESNKILDSIKRIPITISSVREVLPGKEYKFAPSQNKINPLSNLSLSEFKSKLTEKDSPVYKAIYNSYDGISPLIAKEICYRSSIDLDLSTNLISDISLERIFNSFERIINQIKNEIFHPCIVIDKRLDKYIDFSLIKLTMYEFLSIENYESISLATETFYSSKDRNERLSQKSMSMRKLLQTKIDRLENKLGKQLQEMNDTDKMEDYKKQADLLTAHIYMLQKGMDEITVSDYYNQEDSSAEITIKLDINKTPSENIQSLYKKYNKLKTRKSELSSQISSAKEELMYLQNVMLSIESSESLNELEEIRTELYSEGYLKLKTSSKKVKAIEASAPMQFISSDNITILVGKNNKQNDELTTKLSSPDDIWLHTKDIPGSHVIIKATLDTVTNQTLEEAAELAAYFSKARMSSKVAVDYTARKNVKKPSGAKPGMVIYDNQTTVFVNPDEEKVVKLRA, encoded by the coding sequence ATGGCTTTAGATGGCTTAACTATATATGGCATCATTTGCGAGTTAAACACTACTCTAAAAGGTGGAAAAATTGACAAGATTACTCAGCCAGAAAAGGATGAGGTTCTTCTTGCAATAAGAAATGAAGGAAAAACTTACAAGCTGCTTATAAGTGCAAGTAGCTCGAATCCGAGGATTTATCTTACTGAAAGTTATAAAAAAGAAAATCCCTTAAAAGCTCCTATGTTTTTGATGATTCTTAGAAAATATCTTCAAGGTGGAAGAATAATTTCTATATCACAAGAAGGTCTTGAAAGAGTAATCAATATTGATATTGAGGCTCTAGATGATTTGAAAACTCCTAAGCTTAGAACTTTATCAATAGAAATAATGGGAAGACACAGCAATATTATCTTAGTGGATAAGGAATCAAACAAAATTCTCGACTCAATAAAAAGAATTCCTATAACCATTAGCTCAGTAAGAGAGGTTCTTCCAGGCAAGGAATATAAATTTGCTCCTTCACAAAACAAAATCAATCCCCTCTCTAACCTTAGCTTAAGTGAATTCAAATCGAAGCTCACTGAAAAGGATAGTCCTGTGTACAAAGCTATATATAACAGCTATGACGGAATCAGTCCTTTAATCGCTAAAGAAATTTGCTACAGGTCATCGATAGATTTAGATTTATCTACAAATTTAATTTCTGATATATCTCTTGAGAGAATTTTTAATTCTTTTGAAAGGATAATAAATCAAATTAAAAATGAAATTTTTCATCCTTGCATAGTAATCGATAAGCGCTTAGATAAATATATCGATTTCAGCCTGATAAAACTGACCATGTATGAATTTTTGAGTATAGAAAATTATGAATCAATAAGTCTTGCAACAGAGACATTTTATAGCTCAAAAGATAGAAATGAGCGATTAAGCCAGAAATCTATGAGCATGAGAAAGCTCCTTCAAACTAAGATAGATAGATTGGAAAACAAGCTAGGAAAACAGCTTCAAGAAATGAATGATACCGATAAAATGGAAGATTACAAAAAACAAGCAGATTTGCTAACTGCACATATCTATATGCTCCAAAAAGGAATGGATGAGATTACCGTTTCAGATTACTATAATCAAGAAGATAGCTCTGCTGAAATCACCATAAAATTGGATATAAACAAAACTCCTAGCGAAAATATTCAATCCTTATACAAAAAATATAATAAGCTAAAAACAAGAAAATCAGAGCTATCCTCTCAGATTTCTTCTGCAAAAGAAGAGCTCATGTATCTACAAAACGTAATGCTTTCAATCGAAAGCTCTGAATCTCTAAATGAACTCGAAGAAATTAGAACGGAGCTTTATAGTGAAGGCTATTTGAAATTAAAAACTTCATCCAAAAAAGTAAAAGCCATAGAAGCATCAGCCCCTATGCAGTTTATATCCTCAGATAATATTACAATACTAGTTGGAAAAAATAATAAACAAAACGACGAGCTTACTACAAAGCTTTCATCTCCTGATGACATATGGCTCCATACTAAGGATATCCCTGGCTCACATGTTATTATAAAAGCTACATTAGATACAGTAACAAACCAAACTCTTGAGGAGGCTGCCGAGCTTGCAGCTTATTTTAGCAAGGCAAGAATGTCATCAAAGGTAGCCGTAGATTATACTGCTAGAAAAAATGTTAAAAAACCATCTGGCGCAAAGCCAGGAATGGTAATTTATGATAACCAAACTACAGTTTTTGTAAATCCTGATGAAGAAAAGGTAGTAAAACTTAGAGCTTAA
- a CDS encoding YihY/virulence factor BrkB family protein, protein MDKNESISLNLITKHSLKNLILELPKRFARDNISQTGGQLAYFFLLSVFPFLIFLNALLGFLNISVESIIREISAIAPEEIVVLLRGYLESVVETRNTSLLSIGLLASLFSASKAVDSLIIALNTAYDVENKRNFITKKAVSIFFTLILGFAIVISLLLPALGKNVAFLIADFFRISNIIVFVWVYIRWVIVFFILFITIALLYHIVPYVNQPFKNSLPGTFFAVTSWLLVSYGFGIYVNNFANYSAVYGSIGAVIALMFWLYLTGIILVLGGEINDILYRYYEATKSKHDEVKIAPKTDEAILDDKFNELKENLIDSN, encoded by the coding sequence TTGGATAAAAACGAAAGTATTTCATTAAATCTTATAACTAAGCATAGTTTGAAAAACTTGATTTTAGAGCTACCAAAAAGATTTGCAAGAGACAATATAAGTCAAACTGGAGGTCAGCTTGCTTATTTCTTTTTGCTTTCGGTTTTTCCTTTTTTAATATTTCTCAATGCTCTTTTAGGTTTTTTAAATATATCTGTAGAGTCTATAATTCGTGAAATAAGCGCAATAGCACCTGAAGAAATAGTAGTGCTCTTAAGAGGCTATCTAGAATCTGTCGTCGAGACTAGAAACACCTCTTTACTTTCTATTGGTCTTTTAGCTTCACTTTTTTCAGCCTCAAAGGCTGTAGACTCTCTGATTATAGCTCTAAATACAGCTTATGATGTAGAGAATAAAAGAAATTTTATAACAAAAAAAGCAGTCTCAATTTTTTTTACACTTATTTTAGGGTTTGCAATTGTGATTTCGCTTTTGCTTCCTGCTTTAGGCAAAAATGTTGCATTTTTAATAGCTGATTTTTTTAGAATATCTAATATTATAGTTTTTGTTTGGGTTTATATTAGATGGGTCATTGTATTTTTTATATTATTTATTACAATAGCTCTTTTATATCATATAGTTCCTTATGTAAATCAGCCTTTTAAAAATTCTCTACCAGGCACATTTTTTGCTGTTACAAGCTGGTTATTAGTTTCCTATGGGTTTGGTATCTATGTAAACAACTTTGCTAATTATAGCGCTGTATATGGCTCTATAGGGGCAGTAATAGCCCTTATGTTCTGGTTATACCTAACTGGAATAATATTAGTGCTAGGTGGAGAAATAAACGATATTTTATACAGATATTATGAAGCAACTAAATCTAAGCATGATGAAGTTAAAATAGCTCCAAAAACCGATGAAGCTATTTTAGATGATAAGTTTAATGAATTAAAAGAAAATCTAATAGATTCTAACTAA